In Bradyrhizobium guangdongense, the sequence CCTTCGATGCAGACAATGCCAGTCGCTCTTCAAAGAAATCGAACACGCGTGTTGGGTGCTTGTTAGCAATCTGAATCAGAATGAATTCTGCATGCGTGTCGATGCGTGGAGCATGCAAAAGGTTTTGAAGGACCGCCTCCACGCCCTCACTGGTTAGATCGTGGATGAACGACTGCTCTGGCGAGACAAACCACGCCAAGTTGACCCATCGGGAATCTTTCTTTTGCGTGAAATACTCAATACCGGGCAACAGGACTTGATCTATCAGAGACTCGGTCCCATCGCTATATCGTCGAAACGCGGTTTCCAGAACCTGCACGATCACTCCTTCTTTGTCGAGCCGGATACCCGCTTCGAGCAGCCGCTTCAGCTTCGCGCCATCGAACGCCTGAATAAACTTGAGAGAATGCGCGATCTCTACAAGATACTGATCTTCAGCTAGCCACCGCTCTATCCGCTCCTCCAGCGCGGCGGCCTGGCTGCTCTGCGCTAAACCTGACAGCATGATGCCGAGAAACCCCGTCAGCGGTCTTTCTATCTTGTCAATAAAACCAAGCGTGATTGAAGGCCTTGCTTGGCTAAGCCGCCGGAGAAATTCCCCGAAACTAGGAAACGTCGCTAAATCGTCTGACTTCGTCTGTGCGCAGCGATTGATGATCTTGAACCAATCATCTGCATTCTTCTCGGTAACCTCAGCCACCAGTTCGTCTATACGCTTACTCCGATACTCTCGCTCTTCCTCATAGCGCATGCTGTCCCACTGCCACATCGGTGGGAAGACGCACTCAAAGCCAACCAAGACGTTGTAGATTGCAAATCCTGCATTGGCCTCTGCTCGCGCGCGGAAAGACTGAATACTCATGTCCAACCGCTCGGCAGCCTTGAGAACCGCAGGACCGATATCTTCGGCGACACCAACGCCCTTGTTTCGGCGGTGCAACCAAAGCAGTTTGCGCTGGATGCTTTGGATGATCTCATAATCGTCGGTCGCTGCAACATCAGCGAAGAAATCAGCCACGCGAGCGCTGTCGTTGAGTATGTCGGCAAGGAGTTCGTTTGAATAATTCGAAGAAATCGGCATTGCTGCGGCAGCAAAGAGGACGCGCTTGATCTGCGTTTTTTCATCGATCGAGCCGGCCGCACTATAGAATTTGCAGAGGATGTCGATCGCTTCAGCACGCACGCCGCGCAGTGCATCGCTGGCAACGACTGATCCACGATGAAAGGTCATAGTGTTGTAGGTGCTTGTTGTACCATGCACTTCTGTACCAAGCGCGTCTTCGAGGATCTTGAGAAGCACTGGCAAGACCGGCGCGAGAGCGCCAGCAAAGTCACGAACCTTCCGCACGAGCGCTATCTGCACTGCAGGCCCAGCCTGCTTCCACACTTGCATTTCTTGGGCCGAGAGACGATGAACAAGATCGAGAAGATGCTTGCGCTCATCATCGTCCAAGGCGCCGGGAAACACTTCGCATATCGCATCGAACGTGCCCTCAACCGACACGTATCGGATCTGTCCTAGTATGTCGCAAGCAGCATTCACGACACGCGCCGCATTCGCGCCGGCAAATCGGCCGCCCGGTGTCTCGATTTCCCGCGGCTTCGTCAGGCGCGCCGCCTTGATCGCCGCGATGATACCGTCCTTGATCTCAGGGAAGACGCTTACGTGATCATCGTAATGGGGCAGCACGTAGTCCCGGAACCGCTCAAGAAGTTCTAGCCGCGCGTTATTGTCCGCACAATCCGCAAGCGCCTTCAGCGCGCCCCGGTCAAAGAGCTCTTTACCGCTCAGCAGACGATCGTAATCGCTGAGCGCCTTCTGAAACTCATAGCCAGCAGGAAGCAGGTACGTTTTCATAATCGTCTCGAAGCGTTGCTCGATCGCCTCGAAGAGTTTTCCGCCGAAACCTGCCAGTTTAGGTTTCTTATAGAGAATGTCGTGGACCATTTCGGACCACGTGTGGTTCAGCGTCGTCTGCACTTGCACTTCGCAAGCAAGTCCCGAAAATCGCGCATACTCCGGGAGCTTTGTTCGGTCGTCCTTCAGCGAAACAACGAAGTTGTCCGAGATGAAAAGGTTCTTCGGATCGCCCTCGCCCGGCACGGGGTGATGAATCTTCGTCCGCTTCCAATCGACGTCGAAGTTATCGGTGATAATGCCGCTGCGCTGGAAGCGAGTGACATCTTCATTCGAGTAGAAAATCAGACGGCAGCCAGCCAGGTCTTTTATATCCTGAGCTAACGTCGTCGTATCTAGCTTGCCACGATCCTCAAGCTTTTTCTTGAGCGACCCTGGGTCCTTCGCCCGCGCCTGCACTAGCTGCAGCCGAAACGGGGCGCCGATCGCCGCCCTAAGGATCGAGGCGACAACATCGGCTAAGGCCGCATAGTCGGCCCGCTTGGAGCTGGTGTAAGTTTGAAAATCCATAGGTGAATGTTAATTCGAAATGACTCTTCAGAGGCGCACATTGTATCAATGGTCACCCGATTCGTCGTCTCGCACGCGAGGCTTCTTCGGCAAAGCCCCCCCGATTCGCGGCACAAGAGAAGAGGCCCCTTCGGGGACGGCTTCTCCTTGCAAGTCTTGACAGAGTCGGCTTGGAAACTCATGTTCAATCTCAAGTGCTATGATCCTGCGAATTGCTGCTCGCCGGGAGCACTAGGTGATGGATCCTAGCCTACATACCGCCACCACTTCGAAGGCTTGGCACCTATCGGCATACCTGAAATCTCAACAAGCCGAGGCGCCGGCACTCCTTGCAGAAGAAACTTGATATCGTTCAGAATTGACGTCTTACTCGCAAATATTCCATGGTTCGTTCCGAGAATGTCCCGCCCTACATCTGAAGCGTCTATCGTCTCGACGGGATGAACCACCAGCGGCCCCTCAATCGGAACGTCGCCCGCGCGTACACCCCTGGCTAGCTTCTTAGATACCTTCAATGCCTTGTCTCGCGATGATGCGTACATCGTCATGCCGCGAGCCAACGGCCCGATTTTTTCGATCCACCGTTGGTATTGCTCCGCATCCACATCGGGGGCGGCCATCATAAGATTCTCGAGAGCGAGGCCACTTTGCCGGTTGGCATAGTTTTGTAGGGCGTCTAGGACCAAGAAGTTCCCCATGCTGTGTGCCATAATGTTGAGCTTGGAGACTCCGGCGGACCGCAGATCGAGCAATAGCTCTACAAAGCGATCTCGAGCAAGGAGCGCCGATTCGCGATCGTACATATAGCCGGTAAGACTCAAGCTCGCCGCGGACGCCCACGAAAATAAGATCGGCAATCCTCGATATCTGATATCCCAAGCGACCTGAGAGCACATATACAAACCATCGAGAAAAGAAACATTGAAGCCATGTACGAATATTAACACTTCGCTACTTGACGATTTCGCGATGAGGTCGAGCCAATGTTCCTTCTCGAGCGCTCTGAAGTCCTCCAAAACGAAATGATACCTCGGATCAAGCTCCCCCTCATAGAGGGTTACATTGAAAGCCGTCCAACGCGTTGGTCTCCCCGGCTTGCCGGGCAACCTTTCACGAGGAGCTTTAACGCTTGCTATCCCGTAGGCCGTTCGCTCGGGCTCCCGTTCACTCGAAAACTTGGCTTCATCGTTCGAACGACGCCGGGTTGTCGCGTAGAGAAGTGTCACCCGGCTTGCCGCTGAGTCATCTACCCAAGGTGGTTCGTATGACCCAGGCTGATCCAGGTAAGTGGCCCCCTCATCATTCTTTCCTGATTTGGCTACCTGTTCTTGCGCATGACTGTCCGTGGACTTATTCACAGCCTCCCCAGCCTGGGTAGTCGCCCGTGGCACATAGATGTTCTCGACGCCTTTAATCCCATCGATGATGTAGTCTGTCAGGTCATCCGCAATTTGACCTGTAGCCCAATCGCTAAGGTGCAACTTTTCGAGATCGTTGGGATCCACCATCTGTTCGAGCGGAATGTAATGGTCGTATTGCCACGAACGCATGATCTCAAATCGATTAAAGACAGTGATGCGCTTCTCACTTGCAATTTGCGAAATGAGAGATTGCATCGTTTGTGTTTGACTAATCTTTTCGGAGCTTATTAGTGCCGGGACGTAGGGCGGCCCCATCAAGATGGTATCCAGCGCCCTAGCTTCAATCCATTCGACACCCTTCCGAACTGCTGCAATTACTTCATTACTAGAGTGACCTTTAACAATGGCATCAGTGCCGACCTGCCAAATAACCAAGGCCGGCGCGTGGGAAATGACATCCCGATCGAACCGTTTTAGCTCCTCAGGAGCCTCTTCTCCTTCCACGCCACTGTTGATTACATCAAACTCGATTTCAGTGAATTCGCGTGAGAGTGCAACCTGCAACCGCGCAGGGTACGGCAGGACGCCGCCTTGACCTGCCGTGTCGCCCGAACCGATCGCGACAACTTTGACCGATCTACCCGTGAGTATGCTTTTGGCTAACCCGGCAAGAAAATACTGTCCCTTCAGAGCGGGATCGTTAATCGGGGGCACTTCAGCCATTTCTTTGCCCGTTCATAAAGTGGTCAGTGCAATCGACATGATCATGCCGGTTCATAGTGCAAATGCAAGGCGAAGATGCGCGCGCACAAGCGTACAGGGTACGAGACGAGATCGGCCCGGGGCCAGCGCAGATCCCGCCGCTGACGCGGGTCTGATCCGGTAAATCCAAAAGAGATCGGCACTAGCGCCACCGATTTCCGAATAGATACGAACGGGTAGAGCAACCCTCTCCATCAAAACCAGCCGCTAACCCAGCTGAAATGAAAGGGCCCCGACTGTCGGGGCCTCTTCTTGAACGGCGCTCGAGCGCATTCGAAGGATGTCACGCAGACACGCCACCGCCTTCAGCGTCAGTGCAAGTCCGTGCCGTGTGCCCCTCCTTTCCACATTTCGAGCACTTTTGAGCGGCACGCGCCTTGCTGGCGCCTCCGCTAAAAATCGCAACTAGCTGCCGATCGATCTCTTCACGCTCCTCGATCAGCCTTTTGGCTTTCTCAACATCATAATCCATTTGAAGGTCTCCAATGCTTGCAGAAATCGGACCGTATACATCCGGCAACCAAGCGCATCCGCCGGAGCGACGCAGCCAGATTGGAAACTCCTTTCATCGGAAAAGAAACGGTGCCTGTACGTCGCGTCGCAACGCTGGGCAGCTCAGCGAAGAGCTATGAACGACAGAACCTTTTTCGGTGACTGCCTTTGCACCAATTAGTGCATAACCCTACATTGTCTGAATTCTCCAACATCGAGCTTGCCACACGGCGCGGCTACTACGGTCAACGTCGCTTCGCGACGTGCTTCGCTTCGCTGCGCCCCTTCGGGTGACCGCGCCGCTTTGTGTGGCAGTGCTGGAAGTGTCGGGACGAAGGGCGTCATAAAACCGCTTCGCGATCGACGCCCTGCGGGGCGTCGAACAAAGGGCTGCAACTTTTGTACCCAACGTTGAAAAACCGAGAAGGACATCCTCCTCTGGACTCGACAGCTCCGGCAAGACCCAACCTCGGCCAGCACTCCCCCTCCCAAGAATGTTGAGCGTTCGGCGCGGGGCGCCCGAATTGCAGGCGCCGGCCCACCCCCTCTGCTAGCGCCTTGGTCGCGCGCGGCGGCCTTGGCCGATGACGGCGTTGACCGCCACGGGATAGGAGACGTCTGGCTTGTACCGGAAACACTCACACCCCGGTTTCAGACAACGGCCGCGCATCCTTCGAGAATGACGTTTGTTGCAAAGACAGGATGGGGCTGAACAGGGTGCGGTGACCCAATCATGGACCGCACCTCGGTGCCTGCAGTTGCTACACATTGGCATAGAAGAAAAAGATTAGCTGATAGTAAGAAGATGTCCTCACCCGGCGCAAAAGCGCCGGGTGAGATCGCGCTCTAATAACTCGCGATAATGAGGCAGGGTTTGCCTGTCTCAGACTCCTTCCGCGCACAGAAG encodes:
- a CDS encoding RelA/SpoT domain-containing protein, which produces MDFQTYTSSKRADYAALADVVASILRAAIGAPFRLQLVQARAKDPGSLKKKLEDRGKLDTTTLAQDIKDLAGCRLIFYSNEDVTRFQRSGIITDNFDVDWKRTKIHHPVPGEGDPKNLFISDNFVVSLKDDRTKLPEYARFSGLACEVQVQTTLNHTWSEMVHDILYKKPKLAGFGGKLFEAIEQRFETIMKTYLLPAGYEFQKALSDYDRLLSGKELFDRGALKALADCADNNARLELLERFRDYVLPHYDDHVSVFPEIKDGIIAAIKAARLTKPREIETPGGRFAGANAARVVNAACDILGQIRYVSVEGTFDAICEVFPGALDDDERKHLLDLVHRLSAQEMQVWKQAGPAVQIALVRKVRDFAGALAPVLPVLLKILEDALGTEVHGTTSTYNTMTFHRGSVVASDALRGVRAEAIDILCKFYSAAGSIDEKTQIKRVLFAAAAMPISSNYSNELLADILNDSARVADFFADVAATDDYEIIQSIQRKLLWLHRRNKGVGVAEDIGPAVLKAAERLDMSIQSFRARAEANAGFAIYNVLVGFECVFPPMWQWDSMRYEEEREYRSKRIDELVAEVTEKNADDWFKIINRCAQTKSDDLATFPSFGEFLRRLSQARPSITLGFIDKIERPLTGFLGIMLSGLAQSSQAAALEERIERWLAEDQYLVEIAHSLKFIQAFDGAKLKRLLEAGIRLDKEGVIVQVLETAFRRYSDGTESLIDQVLLPGIEYFTQKKDSRWVNLAWFVSPEQSFIHDLTSEGVEAVLQNLLHAPRIDTHAEFILIQIANKHPTRVFDFFEERLALSASKDVARGYEAVPYEFYELKKSFQAIVDHAVDTVRRLFKSGDYMFQYTGGRLLSAAFPAFSEELDRRLMSLVVGGTRDDLEFTISILSAYDGESFLESLCKEIIRRLPADDDLRNSVILVLDATGVVSGEFGLVEAYRRKRDALEPWLSDPDERVRSFANEYLASLDRQIAAEQRRSEEELEMRKRRYDHPSKNDGNQ
- a CDS encoding alpha/beta hydrolase, encoding MAEVPPINDPALKGQYFLAGLAKSILTGRSVKVVAIGSGDTAGQGGVLPYPARLQVALSREFTEIEFDVINSGVEGEEAPEELKRFDRDVISHAPALVIWQVGTDAIVKGHSSNEVIAAVRKGVEWIEARALDTILMGPPYVPALISSEKISQTQTMQSLISQIASEKRITVFNRFEIMRSWQYDHYIPLEQMVDPNDLEKLHLSDWATGQIADDLTDYIIDGIKGVENIYVPRATTQAGEAVNKSTDSHAQEQVAKSGKNDEGATYLDQPGSYEPPWVDDSAASRVTLLYATTRRRSNDEAKFSSEREPERTAYGIASVKAPRERLPGKPGRPTRWTAFNVTLYEGELDPRYHFVLEDFRALEKEHWLDLIAKSSSSEVLIFVHGFNVSFLDGLYMCSQVAWDIRYRGLPILFSWASAASLSLTGYMYDRESALLARDRFVELLLDLRSAGVSKLNIMAHSMGNFLVLDALQNYANRQSGLALENLMMAAPDVDAEQYQRWIEKIGPLARGMTMYASSRDKALKVSKKLARGVRAGDVPIEGPLVVHPVETIDASDVGRDILGTNHGIFASKTSILNDIKFLLQGVPAPRLVEISGMPIGAKPSKWWRYVG